The Rhabdothermincola salaria genome segment AGCCCGTCGCCTCCTCTGAGCCCGCCTCGAGGAGCTGCATGTCCACCAGTGCGTCCGCACGACCGTCCGCCATCGTCTACTGCGAAGCCAACTTCGCCGAGATCGACGGCAAGACCGCCAACGGGCTGGTGCGCCACTCCGAGCGCTACCGGATCGCGTCCGTCATCGACAGCCGCCACGCCGGCGAGGACGCGGGCACGGTCCTCGACGACCGACCCAACGGCATCGCCATCCACCGCGACCTCGACGAGGCCCTGGCTGCGGTGACGCCGTCCGCCGAGGTCTTCATCTTCGGGATGGCGCCCTCCAGCGGGATGTTGTCGCCAGAGGAACGCCGGCTCGTGCTGCGAGCGATGAGCCATGGACTCAACATCGTGAACGGCCTGCACGAGTTCTTGAACGACGACCCCGAACTCGCCTCAGCCGCCGCCACCCACGGCGTGACCATCGACGACGTGCGCCGCCCTCGAGCCAAGAAGGACCTCCGCATGTTCAGCGGCCGCATCGCCGAGGTCACCTGCCCGGTGGTCGCGGTGCTCGGCACCGACGGGGCGATCGGCAAGCGGACGACGGCCACCATCTTGACCCGGGCGCTGAACGAAGCCGGGCTGCGGGCGGTGATGATCGGCACCGGGCAGACCGGGCTGATCCAGGGCGCCCGCTACGGCATCGCCCTCGACGCCATCCCCTCCCAGTTCTGCTCGGGAGAGATGGAGTCGACGGTCCTCGAGGCGTTCGAGGCCGAACAGCCCGACGTGATCATCGTGGAGGGCCAAGGCGCCCTCAGCCACCCGGCCTACCTGACGTCGACGTTCATCCTCCGCGGTGCCCGACCCGACGGGGTGGTGCTGCAGCACGCTCCGGGCCGCACCCGGTTGGGCGACTTCGGCGACGTGACCATGCCGACCCCGGCGAGCGAGATCGAGCTGATCGAGACCTTCGCCGACACCAAGGTCATCGGCCTCACCCTCAACCACGAGAACATGACCGACGCCGAGGTCAGCGCCGCCATCACGCTCTACGAGGCGGCCCTCGGGATCCCCGCCACCGATGCCCTCACCCGTCCGACCGACCGACTGGTCGACATGGTGCTCACCGCGTTCCCCGGCCTCATGGAGCAGCGCACCGCGGCTGCGGGGTGAGCGCGCCTCGCCTCGAGTTGGACCTGGCTGCGATCCACCACAACGCCGGGGTGCTGGTCTCCACCCTGGCGCCGCTCGGCATCGCCGTCACGGGGGTGACCAAGGCGGTCCTGGGGTCGCCGGCCGTGGCCGGCGCCATGCTCGACGCCGGGGTCGCCCGGCTGGGTGAGTCGCGCGTCGAGAACCTGGAACGCCTGCGGGGTGCCGGCATCACGGCCGAGACCATGCTCATCCGCTCGCCGATGCGGTCGCAGGTGGACCGCGTCGTGGCGGTCGCCGACATCTCCTGCGTCACCGAGGCCAGCGTCGTGGAGGCCCTGTCGGCGGCGGCGATGGCCGCCGGGACGGTGCACCGGCTGGTCGTGATGGTCGACCTCGGCGACCGTCGCGAGGGCGTCCTCCCGGACGATCTCGTCGATGCCGCCCGACGGGTGCTGGAGCTGCCCGGCGTCCGCCTCCACGGGATCGGCACCAACCTGGCGTGCCAGAACGGGGTGTGCCCGGACCTGACGAACATGGCCCAGCTGTCCGATCTCGCCGACCGCGTCGAGGCCGCGCTCGGGGTGGAGCTCGTGCTCGTCTCGGGCGGCAACTCCGCCAACCTCGAGTGGGCCCTGTCCGATCCGGCGGTCGGCGTGGGCCGCATCAACGATCTGCGCCTGGGCGAGTCCATCCTGCTCGGACGCGAGACGTTGCACCGCCACCCGGTGCCAGGCCTGCGAGTCGATGCCGCGTCGCTGTTCGCCGAGGTGATCGAGTCGAAGGTCAAACCCTCGACCCCGGTGGGCCGAATCGCCCAGACCGCGTTCGGCTGGGCGCCCCCGGGCCCGCTCGACGAGGCAGGGACGGCGAGGACGATCGTGGCGATCGGTCATCAGGACACGGACCCCGCCGGTCTGGACCCGCCGCTCGGCACCCGGATCGTCGGCGCCAGCAGCGACCACCTGGTCGTCTCGTCGCCGACGCCCCTCGAAGCAGGGGCCGAGATCCGCTTCGGC includes the following:
- a CDS encoding DUF1611 domain-containing protein produces the protein MSTSASARPSAIVYCEANFAEIDGKTANGLVRHSERYRIASVIDSRHAGEDAGTVLDDRPNGIAIHRDLDEALAAVTPSAEVFIFGMAPSSGMLSPEERRLVLRAMSHGLNIVNGLHEFLNDDPELASAAATHGVTIDDVRRPRAKKDLRMFSGRIAEVTCPVVAVLGTDGAIGKRTTATILTRALNEAGLRAVMIGTGQTGLIQGARYGIALDAIPSQFCSGEMESTVLEAFEAEQPDVIIVEGQGALSHPAYLTSTFILRGARPDGVVLQHAPGRTRLGDFGDVTMPTPASEIELIETFADTKVIGLTLNHENMTDAEVSAAITLYEAALGIPATDALTRPTDRLVDMVLTAFPGLMEQRTAAAG
- a CDS encoding alanine/ornithine racemase family PLP-dependent enzyme, coding for MSAPRLELDLAAIHHNAGVLVSTLAPLGIAVTGVTKAVLGSPAVAGAMLDAGVARLGESRVENLERLRGAGITAETMLIRSPMRSQVDRVVAVADISCVTEASVVEALSAAAMAAGTVHRLVVMVDLGDRREGVLPDDLVDAARRVLELPGVRLHGIGTNLACQNGVCPDLTNMAQLSDLADRVEAALGVELVLVSGGNSANLEWALSDPAVGVGRINDLRLGESILLGRETLHRHPVPGLRVDAASLFAEVIESKVKPSTPVGRIAQTAFGWAPPGPLDEAGTARTIVAIGHQDTDPAGLDPPLGTRIVGASSDHLVVSSPTPLEAGAEIRFGVDYSALLRAMTSPFVEHLVEPRADVRAPAAG